A single Mercenaria mercenaria strain notata chromosome 9, MADL_Memer_1, whole genome shotgun sequence DNA region contains:
- the LOC123535758 gene encoding uncharacterized protein LOC123535758 translates to MAKLGYGYTVQEIVDKASNYAVHLKHRSRDKPLTIRWFAGFKDRWNLKVLKPRSLSNCRALSLNVEVVAEYFQNLETVMKCNDLMDKPECIYNFDEKGVQTEHAPPYIVTAMSRTEAINSTRSSITTILGCGNALGTQIPPFFVFKGQRMRKELLEGSTPGSSGTVTDSGWSNSDVFLEYLQEHFIKYVQRGNKEQPLLLIFDGHRSHINMPVIEWAQHNNILLFVLPAHTSHALQPLDVGCFGPLQKIYNYECHKFLRECPETKITRYNVAALGSSSYVKGLSNSNLRSAFEKTGIYPFNPSAISDDQFAPSKPYSDELKLTETQESTANCQHGNENTCREFFRAAEEFVEKKKVTYNSKKHNKGISGVVAGKEITNHNIVNEIAEIQKSKPNKQKQKMSKSLSASSSEPKKRMTSKVPSVSEHVERKKRKIDSAASSQKPGPSGCQIIPVSDSESDLSAEEEMSADDLCCVCKQFQPKEMKNCVSLVFVKWAKCDVEDCPHWTHLKFCCNTSVIRLNDTFYCPCHNKPNTEE, encoded by the exons ATGGCTAAACTAGGGTATGGATATACAGTCCAAGAAATAGTTGACAAGGCTTCAAACTATGCAGTTCATTTAAAACATAGAAGCAGAGATAAACCATTAACAATTAGGTGGTTTGCTGGATTCAAAGACAGGTGGAACCTGAAAGTATTGAAACCACGTTCTCTGAGTAACTGCCGTGCTTTGTCTCTGAATGTAGAAGTTGTTGCAGAGTATTTCCAAAATCTGGAGACTGTCATGAAATGCAATGATCTGATGGACAAACCAGAGTGTATATATAACTTTGATGAGAAAGGAGTACAAACTGAGCATGCTCCGCCATACATTGTAACAGCTATGTCCAGAACAGAAGCAATCAACTCAACAAGGTCTTCTATAACTACAATACTTGGCTGTGGGAATGCTCTTGGCACACAAATCCCACCATTCTTTGTATTTAAAGGGCAAAGAATGAGGAAAGAACTCCTTGAGGGATCAACACCGGGCTCTAGTGGCACAGTTACTGATTCCGGTTGGTCAAACTCTGATGTGTTCCTTGAATATCTACAggaacatttcatcaaatatgTACAACGTGGAAACAAGGAACAGCCATTGCTACTTATTTTTGATGGACAcag ATCACACATCAACATGCCAGTTATTGAATGGGCACAACACAACAACATTTTGCTCTTTGTGTTACCAGCACACACAAGTCATGCACTGCAGCCACTTGATGTTGGCTGTTTTGGCCCGTTGCAAAAGATTTATAACTATGAGTGCCATAAATTTCTCAGAGAATGCCCAGAGACAAAAATCACTCGGTATAATGTTGCAGCGCTTGGGTCTTCATCTTATGTCAAGGGCTTGTCTAATTCAAACTTGAGGTCAGCATTTGAGAAGACGGGCATATACCCTTTCAACCCAAGTGCAATCAGCGATGACCAGTTTGCACCATCAAAGCCTTACTCAGATGAACTGAAACTCACTGAAACCCAAGAGAGTACTGCAAATTGCCAACATGGAAATGAAAACACATGTAGGGAATTCTTCAGAGCAGCAGAAGAGTTTGTGGAGAAAAAAAAGGTGACATATAACAGTAAAAAACACAATAAAGGTATAAGTGGTGTTGTAGCTGGAAAGGAAATAACAAATCATAACATTGTAAATGAAATAGCTGAAATTCAAAAGTCAAAGCCTAACAAGCAAAAGCAGAAAATGTCAAAGAGTCTGAGTGCATCTAGTTCAGAACCAAAGAAAAGGATGACAAGTAAAGTACCCTCTGTGTCTGAACAtgttgaaagaaagaaaagaaaaattgacTCTGCAGCTTCATCACAAAAACCAG GTCCATCTGGATGCCAGATTATTCCAGTTAGTGACAGTGAGTCTGACCTTTCAGCTGAAGAGGAGATGTCTGCAGATGACTTGTGCTGTGTATGCAAGCAATTCCAGCCAAAGGAAATGAAAAACTGTGTATCTCTTGTATTTGTCAAGTGGGCTAAATGTGATGTTGAAGACTGTCCACACTGGACCCACTTGAAATTCTGCTGTAACACTTCAGTTATCAGATTGAATGACACCTTTTACTGCCCTTGTCATAACAAGCCTAACACTGAAGAATAA